The DNA region GATCTTTGTGTCGAAGTGATACGCGCCAACTTGAGTACTCGTTCCACACTTCTTTGCGTAGCGGCATATCTTGTGGAATCGGGTGGTCGAAAAGAAAGACGCGTAGATCACCACTTCGAAATCGATGCGAAGCAGTGATAAGTCTTTGAGCGTTCGCCCACTCGTTTGTGCTGACGGTGAACGCGTACCCAATTCCGCTGTTTCCATCCTCTGGGTGAAGATTGATTTCCGCAGCACGACAAACGGCGACGACGCGGTGCAAATCATCCGTTGTCTCAGCGATACCGAGACGTGAGTTGGTCTGCGGGATCATTTGGTCAAAGTTGCTAGTGAGTGGTGTAGATCCGACGTTCACACCGAGCGCGCTGCCGAGATCGGGGCGAAGGCTTGTTCGGCGGATTTGACGGCGAGGCTGTTGCTTTCGCCTTCCTTCCACGCGGGGAGTTCGAGGACGAAGGTGGCGCCTTTGCCGGGGCCTTGGCTGAAGGCGCTGAGGGAGCCGCCCATTTGTTTGGCGGCGTTGGCGCTCGAGTGGAGGCCGAAGCCGTGGCCGTCTTTGCGCGTGGTGAAGCCGTGGGAGAAGATCTTCGTGAGGTTGTCCGGCGGGATGCCGACGCCGTTGTCGATGACTTTGATCTGAACGGTGTTTTGCGGCGTGTTTTCGATGCGCAGGATCATGCGGCGCTGGGAGGGTTCTTTCACGTCCATCGCCTTCTTGGCGTTGCTGATGAGGTTCACGAGGATTTGGAGAACCTTGTGGCGCTCGGCGCGGGCGGGCGGGGTGATGGCGAATTCGCGAGTGACGTGGACGTTGTGGCGGAGGAGCGCGTTGTTGCTGAGCTTGATCGCGTCCTCGATGGCTTCGTTGAGCGCGAGCGGTTCGACGACACCGGCAACGGAGGCGTAGCTCTGCTGCATCCAGATGATGTCTTTCACGTGATCGATGCTCTTCAGAAGCGTGCCGAGGTCGGACATCGTTTCGGTGCGCTCTTGATCGAGAGCGTTGGCGAGATTTTCGAGATAGCCGGGGAGTTTCGCGCCGCGCGGATCTTTGGCGAAGAAGCCGGGGAGATCGGCGGATTGATCGCGGAGGAGGGCGCAGACTTTGAAGATGCTCGTGACCTTCGAATCGCGGAAGCGGTCGGAGAGGAGATTGGCGGTGACGTTGATGCTCGTGAGGACGTTGCCGACGTTGTGGAGGACGCCGGTGGCGACCTCGGCCATGCCGGCCTGGCGGGTGGCCTCCATGAGCTGGAGATTGGCCTCTTCGAGGGCTTTCTGGGTCTCGACGGATTTGGTGACGTCTTTGCTGATGCCGAAGGTGCCGATGACTTTGCCGAGGTCGTCGCGGAGCGGGAGTTTGCTGGTGAGCACCCAGGTGACGCGGCCGTCGGGCCAGGTTTCTTTTTCCAGTTTATCGAGCATCGGCTGGCCGGTGCGGATGATGGCCTGCTCGTCGTCGTAGGCTTTGCGGGCGTGGGCCTCGGCGAAGAAGTCGAAGTCGGTTTTCCCGATGAGCTGGGCGGGCGTGAGGTTATCGCGAGTGGCCTTGGCCTGGCTGACGGCGAGGAATCGCGACTGGAGGTCTTTGAAATAAATGTGGTCGGGGATGCTGGCCAGAAACGCCTGAAGGAGGAGGCTTTCGATCTGGGGAATGGGGGAGCCGGAGCCGGTCATGGCGGCGGGAACGGCGGGCGGGGCGTCGGGGTGCTGGCTCATGGGAAAGGGGTGCGGGTGGCTTTGCGGCTGGCCTG from Nibricoccus aquaticus includes:
- a CDS encoding ATP-binding protein, with the protein product MSQHPDAPPAVPAAMTGSGSPIPQIESLLLQAFLASIPDHIYFKDLQSRFLAVSQAKATRDNLTPAQLIGKTDFDFFAEAHARKAYDDEQAIIRTGQPMLDKLEKETWPDGRVTWVLTSKLPLRDDLGKVIGTFGISKDVTKSVETQKALEEANLQLMEATRQAGMAEVATGVLHNVGNVLTSINVTANLLSDRFRDSKVTSIFKVCALLRDQSADLPGFFAKDPRGAKLPGYLENLANALDQERTETMSDLGTLLKSIDHVKDIIWMQQSYASVAGVVEPLALNEAIEDAIKLSNNALLRHNVHVTREFAITPPARAERHKVLQILVNLISNAKKAMDVKEPSQRRMILRIENTPQNTVQIKVIDNGVGIPPDNLTKIFSHGFTTRKDGHGFGLHSSANAAKQMGGSLSAFSQGPGKGATFVLELPAWKEGESNSLAVKSAEQAFAPISAARSV